The following proteins are co-located in the Escherichia fergusonii ATCC 35469 genome:
- the lldD gene encoding quinone-dependent L-lactate dehydrogenase, with product MIISAASDYRAAAQRILPPFLFHYIDGGAYAEYTLRRNVEDLSQVALRQRVLKNMSDLSLETTLFNEKLSMPVALAPVGLCGMYARRGEVQAAGAADAHGIPFTLSTVSVCPIEEVAPTIKRPMWFQLYVLRDRGFMRNALERAKAAGCSTLVFTVDMPTPGARYRDAHSGMSGPNAAMRRYWQAVTHPQWAWDVGLNGRPHDLGNISAYLGKPTGLEDYIGWLANNFDPSISWKDLEWIRDFWDGPMVIKGILDPEDARDAVRFGADGIVVSNHGGRQLDGVLSSARALPAIADAVKGDIAILADSGIRNGLDVVRMIALGADTVLLGRAYLYALATAGKAGVANLLNLIEKEMKVAMTLTGAKSISEISQDSLVQELDKALPAALAPLAKGNAA from the coding sequence ATGATTATTTCAGCAGCCAGCGATTATCGCGCCGCAGCGCAACGCATTTTGCCCCCTTTCTTATTCCACTACATCGACGGTGGCGCTTATGCGGAATACACCTTGCGCCGTAACGTGGAAGATTTATCCCAGGTGGCACTACGCCAGCGTGTTCTGAAAAATATGTCTGATTTAAGCCTGGAAACCACGCTGTTTAATGAAAAACTGTCGATGCCAGTTGCACTTGCACCTGTCGGATTATGCGGCATGTACGCGCGGCGCGGTGAAGTGCAGGCCGCAGGCGCTGCAGATGCGCACGGTATCCCCTTTACGCTATCGACTGTTTCGGTCTGCCCAATTGAAGAAGTTGCACCAACCATTAAGCGCCCGATGTGGTTCCAGTTGTATGTGCTGCGCGATCGCGGCTTTATGCGTAACGCGCTGGAGCGAGCAAAAGCAGCAGGCTGCTCGACGCTGGTTTTCACCGTGGATATGCCAACGCCTGGCGCGCGTTACCGTGATGCGCACTCCGGTATGAGCGGCCCGAACGCAGCAATGCGCCGTTACTGGCAGGCGGTGACGCATCCGCAATGGGCGTGGGATGTGGGCCTGAATGGTCGTCCACATGATCTCGGTAATATCTCGGCTTACCTCGGCAAACCAACCGGACTGGAAGATTACATCGGCTGGCTGGCTAATAACTTCGATCCCTCGATCTCATGGAAAGACCTTGAATGGATCCGCGACTTCTGGGATGGCCCGATGGTGATCAAAGGAATCCTTGATCCAGAAGATGCGCGTGATGCGGTACGTTTTGGCGCAGATGGCATTGTGGTTTCTAACCACGGTGGTCGCCAGCTGGACGGTGTACTCTCTTCTGCCCGCGCACTCCCTGCTATTGCGGATGCAGTGAAAGGTGATATCGCCATTCTGGCAGATAGCGGGATTCGTAACGGGCTGGACGTGGTACGCATGATTGCCCTCGGTGCCGATACCGTACTGCTGGGTCGTGCATATCTTTACGCCCTGGCGACGGCTGGTAAGGCGGGCGTGGCTAATTTACTCAATTTGATCGAAAAAGAGATGAAAGTCGCAATGACGCTGACAGGTGCGAAGTCGATCAGTGAAATTAGTCAGGATTCGCTGGTGCAGGAGTTGGATAAAGCACTGCCTGCGGCGCTGGCTCCACTGGCGAAAGGGAATGCAGCTTAA
- the trmL gene encoding tRNA (uridine(34)/cytosine(34)/5-carboxymethylaminomethyluridine(34)-2'-O)-methyltransferase TrmL, with product MLNIVLYEPEIPPNTGNIIRLCANTGFRLHIIEPMGFAWDDKRLRRAGLDYHEFTAVTRHHNYAAFLKAENPQRLFALTTKGTPAHSAVSYQDSDYLMFGPETRGLSSSILDALPAEQKIRIPMVPDSRSMNLSNAVSVVVYEAWRQLGYPGAVLRD from the coding sequence ATGCTAAACATCGTACTTTACGAACCAGAAATTCCGCCAAACACTGGCAACATCATCCGTCTTTGCGCCAACACCGGCTTTCGCCTGCATATCATCGAACCGATGGGATTTGCCTGGGACGATAAGCGCCTGCGCCGTGCGGGGCTGGACTACCACGAATTTACCGCCGTTACGCGCCATCATAACTATGCCGCGTTTCTTAAGGCTGAAAACCCGCAGCGTCTGTTTGCCCTCACCACGAAAGGTACGCCTGCTCACAGCGCCGTAAGTTATCAGGATAGCGACTATCTGATGTTTGGCCCGGAAACGCGCGGCCTGTCCTCAAGCATTCTTGATGCCCTGCCCGCTGAACAAAAAATTCGTATTCCAATGGTACCGGACAGCCGCAGCATGAACCTGTCCAATGCGGTGTCGGTCGTGGTGTATGAAGCCTGGCGGCAGTTGGGGTATCCGGGAGCGGTGTTGAGAGATTAG
- the cysE gene encoding serine O-acetyltransferase: MSCEELEIVWNNIKAEARTLADCEPMLASFYHATLLKHENLGSALSYMLANKLSSPIMPAIAIREVVEEAYAADPEMIASAACDIQAVRTRDPAVDKYSTPLLYLKGFHALQAYRIGHWLWNQGRRALAIFLQNQVSVTFQVDIHPAAKIGRGIMLDHATGIVVGETAVIENDVSILQSVTLGGTGKSGGDRHPKIREGVMIGAGAKILGNIEVGRGAKIGAGSVVLQPVPPHTTAAGVPARIVGKPDSDKPSMDMDQHFNGINHTFEYGDGI; the protein is encoded by the coding sequence ATGTCGTGTGAAGAACTGGAAATTGTCTGGAACAATATTAAAGCCGAAGCCAGAACGCTGGCGGACTGTGAACCAATGCTGGCCAGTTTTTACCACGCAACGCTACTCAAGCACGAAAACCTGGGCAGTGCACTGAGTTATATGTTGGCGAACAAGCTGTCATCGCCAATTATGCCTGCCATTGCTATCCGTGAAGTGGTGGAAGAAGCCTACGCCGCCGACCCGGAAATGATTGCTTCTGCGGCCTGTGATATTCAGGCAGTGCGTACCCGCGACCCGGCAGTCGATAAATACTCAACCCCATTGTTATATCTGAAAGGTTTTCATGCCTTGCAGGCGTATCGCATCGGTCACTGGCTGTGGAATCAGGGCCGTCGCGCACTGGCTATTTTTCTGCAGAACCAGGTTTCTGTGACGTTCCAGGTGGATATTCATCCGGCGGCAAAAATTGGTCGCGGTATCATGCTCGACCACGCGACGGGCATTGTGGTGGGTGAAACTGCGGTGATTGAAAATGACGTGTCGATTCTGCAATCCGTTACCCTTGGCGGTACGGGAAAATCTGGCGGCGACCGTCACCCGAAAATTCGTGAAGGCGTGATGATTGGCGCAGGTGCGAAAATTCTCGGTAATATTGAAGTTGGTCGCGGTGCGAAGATTGGCGCAGGTTCCGTGGTGCTGCAACCGGTGCCGCCACATACCACCGCCGCTGGCGTTCCGGCACGCATTGTCGGTAAACCAGACAGCGATAAGCCATCAATGGATATGGATCAACATTTCAACGGTATTAACCATACCTTTGAGTATGGGGATGGGATCTGA
- the gpsA gene encoding NAD(P)H-dependent glycerol-3-phosphate dehydrogenase: MNQRNASMTVIGAGSYGTALAITLARNGHEVVLWGHDPEHIATLKRDRCNAAFLPDVPFPDTLHLESDLATALAASRNILVVVPSHVFGEVLRQIKPLMRPDARLVWATKGLEAETGRLLQDVAREALGDQIPLAVISGPTFAKELAAGLPTAISLASTDQTFADDLQQLLHCGKSFRVYSNPDFIGVQLGGAVKNVIAIGAGMSDGIGFGANARTALITRGLAEMSRLGAALGADPATFMGMAGLGDLVLTCTDNQSRNRRFGMMLGQGMDVQSAQEKIGQVVEGYRNTKEVRELAHRFGVEMPITEEIYQVLYCGKNAREAALTLLGRARKDERSSH; encoded by the coding sequence ATGAACCAACGTAATGCTTCAATGACTGTGATCGGTGCCGGCTCGTACGGCACCGCTCTTGCCATTACCCTGGCAAGAAATGGCCACGAGGTTGTCCTCTGGGGCCATGACCCTGAACATATCGCAACCCTTAAACGCGACCGCTGTAACGCCGCGTTTCTCCCCGATGTGCCTTTTCCCGATACGCTCCATCTTGAAAGCGATCTCGCTACCGCACTGGCAGCCAGCCGTAATATTCTTGTCGTCGTGCCAAGCCATGTCTTTGGTGAAGTGCTGCGCCAGATTAAACCGCTGATGCGTCCTGATGCGCGTCTGGTGTGGGCGACCAAAGGTCTGGAGGCGGAAACCGGACGTCTGTTACAGGACGTGGCGCGTGAGGCGTTAGGCGATCAAATTCCGCTGGCGGTTATCTCTGGTCCAACGTTTGCGAAAGAACTGGCGGCAGGTTTACCGACGGCTATTTCGCTGGCCTCTACCGACCAAACCTTTGCTGATGATCTTCAGCAGTTGCTGCACTGTGGTAAAAGTTTCCGCGTTTACAGCAACCCGGATTTCATTGGCGTGCAGCTTGGCGGCGCGGTGAAAAACGTCATTGCCATTGGCGCGGGGATGTCAGACGGTATCGGTTTTGGTGCGAATGCGCGTACGGCGCTGATTACCCGTGGTCTGGCTGAAATGTCGCGTCTTGGCGCGGCGCTGGGGGCCGATCCTGCCACCTTTATGGGCATGGCTGGGCTTGGAGATTTGGTGCTGACCTGTACTGACAACCAGTCTCGTAACCGCCGTTTTGGCATGATGCTCGGTCAGGGCATGGATGTACAAAGCGCGCAGGAGAAAATTGGTCAGGTGGTGGAAGGCTACCGTAATACGAAAGAAGTTCGCGAACTGGCGCATCGCTTCGGCGTTGAAATGCCAATAACCGAGGAAATTTATCAAGTATTATATTGCGGAAAAAACGCGCGCGAGGCAGCATTGACTTTACTAGGTCGTGCACGCAAGGACGAGCGCAGCAGCCACTAA
- the secB gene encoding protein-export chaperone SecB — MSEQNNTEMTFQIQRIYTKDISFEAPNAPHVFQKDWQPEVKLDLDTASSQLADDVYEVVLRVTVTASLGEETAFLCEVQQGGIFSIAGIEGTQMAHCLGAYCPNILFPYARECITSLVSRGTFPQLNLAPVNFDALFMNYLQQQAGEGTEEHQDA; from the coding sequence ATGTCAGAACAAAACAACACTGAAATGACTTTCCAGATCCAACGTATTTATACCAAGGATATCTCTTTCGAAGCGCCGAACGCGCCGCATGTTTTCCAGAAAGATTGGCAACCAGAAGTTAAACTTGATCTGGATACGGCATCTTCCCAACTGGCAGATGACGTATACGAAGTGGTACTGCGTGTAACCGTAACGGCCTCTTTGGGCGAAGAAACTGCGTTTCTGTGTGAAGTTCAGCAGGGCGGTATTTTCTCCATCGCGGGTATCGAAGGCACCCAGATGGCACATTGCCTGGGCGCATACTGCCCGAACATTCTGTTCCCGTATGCTCGTGAGTGCATCACCAGCCTGGTTTCACGCGGTACGTTCCCGCAACTGAACCTTGCGCCGGTTAACTTCGATGCGCTGTTCATGAACTATTTGCAGCAGCAGGCTGGCGAAGGTACTGAAGAACATCAGGATGCCTGA
- the grxC gene encoding glutaredoxin 3, translating to MANIEIYTKATCPYCHRAKALLSSKGVSFQELPIDGDAVKREEMIKRSGRTTVPQIFIDAQHIGGCDDLYALDARGGLDPLLK from the coding sequence ATGGCCAACATTGAAATCTATACCAAAGCTACCTGCCCCTATTGCCATCGTGCTAAAGCGCTGTTGAGCAGCAAAGGTGTGAGCTTCCAGGAACTTCCGATTGACGGTGATGCCGTAAAACGTGAAGAGATGATCAAACGCAGTGGCCGTACAACGGTTCCGCAGATTTTTATTGATGCGCAGCACATTGGTGGCTGTGATGACTTGTATGCGTTGGATGCGCGTGGTGGACTGGATCCCCTGCTGAAATAA
- a CDS encoding rhodanese-like domain-containing protein, with protein sequence MQEIMQFVSRHPILSIAWVALLVAVLFTTFKSLTSKVKVITRGEATRLINKEDAVVVDLRQRDDFRKGHIAGSTNLLPTEIKANNVGELDKHKDKPIIVVDGSGMQCQEAANALTKAGFEKVFVLKEGIAGWAGENLPLVRGK encoded by the coding sequence ATGCAAGAAATTATGCAATTTGTTAGCCGTCATCCCATACTGAGTATCGCCTGGGTTGCGTTACTGGTGGCGGTTTTATTCACCACCTTCAAAAGCCTGACCTCAAAAGTGAAGGTAATTACCCGTGGTGAAGCAACGCGTCTTATCAACAAAGAAGATGCCGTTGTGGTGGATTTGCGTCAGCGAGATGACTTCCGTAAAGGTCATATCGCGGGCTCCACCAACCTGTTGCCGACCGAGATTAAAGCCAACAATGTTGGTGAACTTGATAAGCACAAAGATAAGCCGATTATTGTGGTCGACGGTTCTGGTATGCAGTGTCAGGAAGCTGCAAATGCATTAACCAAGGCCGGTTTCGAGAAAGTGTTCGTGCTGAAAGAAGGCATTGCTGGCTGGGCTGGCGAGAATTTGCCTCTGGTGCGCGGAAAATAA
- the gpmM gene encoding 2,3-bisphosphoglycerate-independent phosphoglycerate mutase, producing the protein MSVSKKPMVLVILDGYGYREEQQDNAIFSAKTPVMDALWANRPHTLIDASGLEVGLPDRQMGNSEVGHVNLGAGRIVYQDLTRLDVEIKDRAFFANPVLTGAVDKAKNAGKAVHIMGLLSAGGVHSHEDHIMAMVELAAERGAEKIYLHAFLDGRDTPPRSAESSLKKFEEKFAALGKGRVASIIGRYYAMDRDNRWDRVEKAYDLLTLAQGEFQADTAVAGLQAAYARDENDEFVKATVIRAEGQPDAAMEDGDALIFMNFRADRAREITRAFVNADFDGFARKKVVNIDFVMLTEYAADIKTAVAYPPASLVNTFGEWMAKNDKTQLRISETEKYAHVTFFFNGGVEESFKGEDRILINSPKVATYDLQPEMSSAELTEKLVAAIKSGKYDTIICNYPNGDMVGHTGVMEAAVKAVEALDHCVEEVAKAVESVGGQLLITADHGNAEQMRDPATGQAHTAHTNLPVPLIYVGDKNVKAVEGGKLSDIAPTMLSLMGMEIPQEMTGKPLFIVE; encoded by the coding sequence ATGTCGGTTTCTAAAAAACCTATGGTACTGGTGATTCTGGATGGCTATGGCTATCGCGAAGAACAGCAGGATAACGCCATTTTTAGTGCTAAAACCCCGGTAATGGATGCACTGTGGGCCAATCGTCCGCATACCCTGATCGACGCTTCCGGTCTGGAAGTCGGTCTGCCTGACCGTCAGATGGGTAACTCCGAAGTAGGTCACGTTAACCTGGGTGCCGGCCGCATCGTGTATCAGGACCTGACTCGTCTGGATGTTGAAATCAAAGATCGCGCTTTCTTTGCTAATCCGGTGTTGACTGGCGCGGTAGATAAAGCGAAAAACGCAGGCAAAGCAGTACACATTATGGGTCTGCTCTCCGCAGGTGGTGTACACAGCCACGAAGATCACATCATGGCGATGGTGGAACTGGCAGCGGAACGCGGCGCAGAAAAAATCTACCTGCACGCATTCCTTGACGGTCGCGACACCCCGCCGCGCAGTGCTGAATCCTCGCTGAAAAAATTCGAAGAGAAATTTGCCGCGCTGGGCAAAGGCCGCGTAGCGTCCATCATTGGTCGTTACTATGCAATGGACCGTGATAACCGTTGGGATCGCGTTGAAAAAGCGTATGACCTGCTGACTCTGGCGCAGGGTGAGTTCCAGGCCGACACTGCTGTTGCCGGTTTGCAGGCTGCTTATGCTCGTGACGAAAACGACGAGTTCGTGAAAGCGACCGTTATTCGTGCAGAAGGTCAGCCAGACGCGGCAATGGAAGACGGCGATGCTCTGATTTTCATGAACTTCCGTGCTGACCGTGCGCGTGAAATCACTCGTGCTTTCGTGAACGCTGATTTCGACGGCTTCGCGCGTAAGAAAGTGGTTAACATCGATTTCGTGATGCTGACCGAATACGCCGCTGACATCAAAACTGCGGTTGCTTACCCGCCAGCTTCTCTGGTTAACACCTTCGGCGAGTGGATGGCGAAAAACGACAAAACTCAACTGCGTATTTCCGAAACTGAAAAATATGCTCACGTCACTTTCTTCTTTAACGGTGGTGTAGAAGAGTCGTTCAAAGGCGAAGACCGCATTCTGATCAACTCACCGAAAGTGGCTACCTACGATCTGCAACCGGAAATGAGCTCCGCAGAGCTGACCGAAAAACTGGTTGCGGCAATCAAGAGCGGCAAATACGACACCATTATCTGTAACTATCCGAACGGCGACATGGTTGGTCACACCGGGGTGATGGAAGCGGCGGTTAAAGCGGTTGAAGCGCTGGATCACTGCGTGGAAGAAGTCGCGAAAGCGGTTGAGTCCGTGGGTGGACAACTGCTGATCACCGCTGACCACGGTAACGCTGAACAGATGCGCGATCCGGCAACGGGTCAGGCGCACACAGCGCACACCAACCTGCCTGTTCCGCTGATTTACGTTGGCGATAAGAACGTGAAAGCGGTTGAAGGCGGCAAACTTTCTGACATCGCGCCGACCATGTTGTCGCTGATGGGTATGGAAATCCCGCAAGAGATGACTGGTAAGCCGCTGTTCATCGTGGAATAA
- the envC gene encoding murein hydrolase activator EnvC, producing MTRAVKPRRFAIRPIIYASVLSAGVLLCAFSAHADDRDQLKSIQADIAAKERAVRQKQQQRASLLAQLKKQEEAISEATRKLRETQNTLNQLNKQIDEMNASIAKLEQQKAAQERSLAAQLDAAFRQGEHTGIQLILSGEESQRGQRLQAYFGYLNQARQETIAQLKQTREEVAMQRAELEEKQSEQQTLLYEQRAQQAKLTQALNERKKTLTGLESSIQQGQQQLSELRANESRLRNSIARAEAAAKARAEREAREAQAVRDRQKEATRKGTTYKPTESEKSLMSRTGGLGAPRGQAFWPVRGPTLHRYGEQLQGELRWKGMVIGASEGTEVKAIADGRVILADWLQGYGLVVVVEHGKGDMSLYGYNQSALVSVGSQVRAGQPIALVGSSGGQGRPSLYFEIRRQGQAVNPQPWLGR from the coding sequence ATGACACGGGCCGTGAAACCGCGCAGGTTTGCAATCAGGCCCATCATCTACGCCAGCGTTCTTAGCGCTGGCGTATTGTTGTGCGCCTTTTCCGCCCACGCGGATGATCGCGACCAACTCAAATCTATTCAGGCCGATATCGCCGCGAAAGAGCGCGCGGTACGCCAAAAGCAACAACAACGCGCAAGCCTGCTCGCACAATTGAAAAAGCAGGAAGAAGCGATCTCCGAAGCCACTCGCAAGCTGCGCGAAACGCAAAACACACTCAATCAACTGAATAAACAGATTGATGAGATGAACGCGTCGATTGCCAAACTGGAGCAGCAAAAAGCCGCTCAAGAACGCAGCCTCGCCGCGCAACTGGATGCCGCGTTTCGTCAGGGCGAGCATACCGGTATTCAGCTCATTCTCAGCGGTGAAGAAAGCCAGCGTGGTCAGCGTTTACAGGCTTATTTCGGTTATCTCAACCAGGCACGACAAGAAACCATTGCTCAGTTGAAACAAACGCGTGAAGAAGTCGCTATGCAACGCGCCGAGCTGGAAGAGAAACAGAGCGAGCAGCAAACGCTGTTATATGAGCAGCGCGCCCAACAGGCGAAGCTGACTCAGGCGCTGAACGAGCGTAAAAAGACGCTGACAGGGCTGGAGTCTTCCATCCAGCAAGGTCAGCAACAGTTGAGCGAGCTGCGCGCCAACGAATCTCGTCTGCGTAACAGCATTGCCCGTGCGGAAGCGGCGGCGAAAGCGCGTGCTGAACGTGAAGCGCGCGAAGCCCAGGCGGTTCGCGACCGCCAGAAAGAAGCGACGCGCAAAGGCACCACCTACAAACCTACCGAAAGCGAAAAATCGCTGATGTCCCGAACTGGTGGCCTGGGTGCACCGCGTGGTCAGGCATTCTGGCCGGTTCGCGGGCCGACGCTGCATCGCTATGGTGAACAGCTACAGGGCGAACTACGCTGGAAAGGGATGGTTATCGGTGCCTCTGAAGGTACTGAAGTTAAAGCCATTGCCGATGGTCGGGTGATTCTGGCTGACTGGCTGCAAGGCTACGGTCTGGTGGTAGTGGTTGAGCATGGTAAAGGCGACATGAGTCTTTACGGCTATAATCAAAGCGCGCTGGTGAGCGTTGGTTCGCAGGTTCGTGCGGGCCAGCCAATTGCACTGGTGGGCAGCAGTGGTGGTCAGGGCAGACCTTCACTCTATTTTGAGATTCGTCGCCAGGGTCAGGCCGTCAATCCACAGCCGTGGTTGGGAAGATAA
- a CDS encoding divergent polysaccharide deacetylase family protein, with amino-acid sequence MFPFRRNILSLAALLALSSPVIAGKLAIVIDDFGYRPHNENQVLAMPSAISVAVLPDSPHAREMATKAHNSGHEVLIHLPMAPLSKQPLEKNTLRPEMSSDEIERIIRSAVNNVPYAVGINNHMGSKMTSNLFGMQKVMQALERYNLYFLDSVTIGNTQAMRAAQGTGVKVIKRKVFLDDSQNEADIRVQFNRAIDLARRNGSTIAIGHPHPSTVRVLQQMVYNLPPDITLVKASSLLNEPQVDTSTPPKNTVPDAPRNPFRGVKLCKPKKPLEPVYADRFFSVLSESISQSTLVNYIRNQWQGWGRTPANTANANSD; translated from the coding sequence TTGTTTCCATTTCGTCGTAACATTCTTTCACTTGCCGCTCTGTTGGCGCTCTCCTCCCCCGTAATTGCTGGCAAACTTGCCATCGTCATTGATGATTTTGGGTATCGCCCGCACAACGAAAACCAGGTGCTGGCGATGCCCTCCGCTATCTCCGTCGCTGTATTACCCGATTCACCGCACGCCAGAGAGATGGCGACCAAAGCGCATAACAGCGGTCACGAAGTGTTGATTCATCTGCCGATGGCACCGTTGAGTAAACAGCCGCTGGAGAAAAATACGCTGCGCCCGGAGATGAGCAGCGACGAAATTGAGCGCATTATTCGTAGTGCGGTCAATAACGTGCCCTATGCCGTGGGGATCAACAACCACATGGGTAGCAAGATGACCTCTAACCTGTTTGGTATGCAGAAAGTGATGCAGGCGCTGGAGCGTTACAATCTTTACTTCCTCGACAGCGTAACCATCGGTAATACCCAGGCGATGCGCGCCGCGCAAGGTACTGGCGTGAAGGTTATTAAACGGAAGGTGTTCCTCGACGATTCGCAAAATGAAGCAGACATCCGTGTGCAGTTCAATCGCGCAATTGACCTGGCGCGTCGCAACGGTTCAACCATTGCCATTGGGCATCCTCACCCTTCAACGGTACGCGTGCTACAACAGATGGTTTATAACCTGCCGCCAGACATTACGCTGGTGAAAGCCAGCAGCTTGCTGAATGAACCGCAGGTTGATACGTCTACACCGCCGAAAAACACTGTGCCCGACGCACCGCGTAATCCGTTCCGTGGCGTGAAGCTCTGCAAACCGAAGAAGCCGCTGGAGCCGGTTTATGCTGACCGATTCTTTAGCGTGCTGAGCGAAAGCATCAGTCAGAGTACGCTGGTGAACTACATCCGCAATCAATGGCAAGGCTGGGGGAGGACACCCGCCAATACCGCAAACGCTAATTCAGATTAA
- a CDS encoding glycosyltransferase, which yields MMNSANKLSVIIPLYNAGNDFNACMESLIAQTWTALEIIIVNDGSTDNSVEIAKYYAKNYSHVRLLHQANAGASVARNRGIEAATGKYVAFVDADDEVYPTMYETLMTMALEDDLDVAQGNADWCVRETGRTWQSIPGDRIRSTGVLNGPEWLRLALASRRWTHVVWMGVYRREILIKNNIKFIPGLHHQDIIWSTEVMFNALRVRYTEQSLYKYFLHNNSISRLKRQGNKNLNYQRHYIKITRLLEKLNRDYADKIPIYPEFHQQISYEALRVCHAVRKEPDLFTRQRMIAEIFTSGMYKRMVTNVRSAKVGYQVLLWSLRLWQWRDKTLSHQQNARKALNLN from the coding sequence ATGATGAACAGTGCAAATAAACTTAGTGTTATTATCCCGTTATATAATGCGGGAAATGATTTTAACGCCTGCATGGAATCTTTAATCGCGCAAACCTGGACTGCTCTGGAAATCATTATTGTTAACGATGGTTCAACAGATAATTCCGTTGAAATAGCAAAATATTATGCAAAAAATTATTCGCATGTTCGTTTGCTGCATCAGGCGAATGCTGGCGCATCGGTAGCGCGTAATCGCGGGATCGAGGCAGCGACGGGCAAATATGTCGCTTTTGTCGATGCTGATGATGAGGTCTATCCCACCATGTACGAAACGCTGATGACGATGGCGTTAGAGGATGATCTCGATGTGGCACAAGGTAACGCCGACTGGTGCGTACGTGAAACGGGCAGAACATGGCAATCTATTCCAGGTGATCGTATTCGTTCAACAGGCGTTTTAAATGGCCCGGAATGGCTGCGATTAGCGCTTGCTTCTCGCCGCTGGACACACGTGGTGTGGATGGGCGTTTATCGCCGGGAAATTCTTATTAAAAACAATATTAAATTTATTCCCGGTTTGCATCATCAGGATATTATCTGGAGCACCGAGGTCATGTTTAATGCCTTGCGTGTACGTTATACCGAACAATCTTTATATAAGTACTTTTTACATAATAACTCAATAAGTCGTTTGAAAAGACAAGGGAATAAAAACCTTAATTATCAACGGCACTATATTAAAATTACCCGCTTGTTGGAAAAGTTAAATCGTGATTATGCTGATAAAATTCCGATTTATCCAGAATTCCATCAGCAAATAAGTTATGAAGCATTACGTGTTTGCCATGCAGTACGAAAAGAACCCGATCTTTTTACCCGTCAGCGCATGATTGCCGAAATTTTTACTTCCGGTATGTATAAACGCATGGTGACTAATGTGCGCAGCGCTAAGGTCGGTTATCAGGTCTTGCTGTGGTCTTTGCGTCTGTGGCAATGGCGCGACAAAACATTGTCGCACCAACAAAATGCACGCAAAGCGCTTAATCTGAATTAG